A section of the Branchiostoma lanceolatum isolate klBraLanc5 chromosome 19, klBraLanc5.hap2, whole genome shotgun sequence genome encodes:
- the LOC136425525 gene encoding uncharacterized protein isoform X8: protein MAGGLTLLSLLLLLGCSASQVRSQDASKCAGSTTNLALKQPTTQSSTGFKGVPGRAVDGDRNPIYGRKSCSHTTMERDPWWRVDLGTSQCVDRVVVAKRLPPRFGKWLEGFKVYVGDNPDVTANPTCGGKQSVAGKKIITVDCGGLTGRYVGIALPGKKQFLILCEVEVYGGAPPAKISKAPPKLGQCAGGTTNLALKQPTTQSSTDFKGVPGRAVDGDRNPRYAKKSCSHTAMERDPWWRVDLGTSQCVDRVVVAKRQFIGQLWLEGFQVYVGDNPDVTANPTCGGKQSVKGKNIITVSCGGLTGRYVGIALPGKKQFLILCEVEVYGGAPPAKISKAPPKLGQCAGSTTNLALKQPTTQSSTGFKGVPDRAVDGDRNPIYGRKSCSHSTMERNPWWRVDLGTSQCVDRVVVAKRLPPRFGKWLEGFKVYVGDNPNVMENPSCGGKQSVAGKDLTTVNCGGLTGRYVGIALPGKKQFLILCEVEVYGGAPPAKISKAPPKLGQCAGGTTNLALKQPTTQSSTDFKGVPGRAVDGDRNPRYAKKSCSHTAMERDPWWRVDLGTSQCVDRVVVAKRQFIGQLWLEGFQVYVGDNPDVTANPTCGGKQSVKGKNIITVSCGGLTGRYVGIALPGKKQFLILCEVEVYGGAPPAKISKAPPKLGQCAGSTTNLALKQPTTQSSTGFKGAPGRAVDGDRNPIYGRKSCSHTTMERNPWWRVDLGTSQCVDRVVVAKRLPPRFGKWLEGFKVYVGDNPDVTANPTCGGKQSVAGKNIITVDCGGLTGRYVGIALPGKKQFLILCEVEVYGGAPPAKISKAPPKFGQCAGGTTNLALKQPTTQSSTDFKGAPGRAVDGDRNPRYAKKSCSHTAMERDPWWRVDLGTSQCVDRVVVAKRQFIGQLWLEGFQVYVGDNPDVTANPTCGGKQSVKGKNIITVSCGGLTGRYVGIALPGKKQFLILCEVEVYGGAEVKTEKVEETGSSLKLAAPKPIDPCKNAKCQNGAECKPLEDSFKCVCPKGFAGDLCETNIDDCAAQPCKNGATCKDGLNGFTCVCPAGYAGDLCETNIDDCAAQPCKNGATCQDGLDGFTCVCPAGYAGDLCETNVDDCAAQPCKNGATCQDGLDGFTCVCPAGYAGDLCETNVDDCAAQPCKNGATCQDGLNGFTCVCPAGYAGDLCETNVDDCAAQPCKNGATCQDGLNGFTCVCPAGYAGDLCETNVDDCAAQPCKNGATCQDGLDGFTCVCPAGYAGDLCETNVDDCAAQPCKNGATCKDGLNGFTCICPNGYAGDLCETNIDECAAQPCQNGATCVDGIYSFTCICPKGYAGDLCETNINECAAKPCQNGGECVDGIFSFKCICPKGYTGDLCEININECAAQPCQNGGECVDGIYSFKCICPKGYTGDVCQINIDECAAQPCQNGATCVDGIFSFTCICPAGYAGDLCETNIDNCKPNPCKNGGTCNDLVNAFLCSCPEGYGGDLCEIVPAPPPAAKAPAPKPVVQAAKPPAGVVITIGGGTKGGNAGSGGDGAINVINNQISVYGGKGCGCTTPKCVCPVKKGADSSVDDAADLAGIVLQRIRGSEQPEDSPSNVKELDTVEDVYEPIGNEMSLSEDETAYEPEAREEQDTFEDENEDELELLNNKLRKLQQLLRSA from the exons GATGTTCAGCATCCCAGGTCAGGAGCCAGGATGCTTCGAAATGTG CTGGAAGCACCACAAACCTGGCCCTAAAGCAGCCCACGACCCAGTCCAGTACTGGCTTTAAGGGCGTCCCCGGACGGGCTGTAGACGGAGACCGAAACCCCATCTACGGAAGGAAGTCCTGCTCCCACACGACGATGGAACGCGACCCCTGGTGGCGAGTCGACCTGGGCACCAGCCAGTGTGTGGACCGGGTGGTCGTCGCCAAGCGGCTACCCCCAAGATTTGGCAAATGGCTGGAAGGCTTCAAG GTTTACGTGGGCGACAACCCCGACGTGACGGCCAACCCGACCTGTGGCGGGAAGCAATCTGTGGCTGGGAAGAAAATCATCACGGTGGACTGTGGCGGACTGACGGGCCGATATGTGGGGATAGCTCTGCCGGGCAAAAAGCAGTTCCTCATACTGTGTGAGGTCGAGGTGTACGGAG GAGCGCCACCAGCTAAGATCAGCAAAGCACCACCAAAACTTGGACAATGTG CTGGAGGCACCACAAACCTCGCCCTTAAGCAGCCCACGACCCAGTCCAGTACGGACTTTAAAGGCGTCCCCGGCCGGGCTGTGGACGGAGACCGGAACCCCCGCTATGCGAAGAAGTCCTGTTCCCACACGGCGATGGAACGCGACCCCTGGTGGCGAGTCGACCTGGGCACCAGCCAGTGTGTGGATCGAGTGGTCGTCGCCAAGCGACAATTCATCGGCCAGCTTTGGCTGGAAGGCTTCCAG GTTTACGTGGGTGACAATCCCGACGTGACGGCCAACCCGACCTGTGGCGGGAAGCAGTCTGTGAAGGGGAAGAACATCATCACGGTGAGCTGTGGCGGACTGACGGGCCGATATGTGGGGATAGCTCTGCCGGGCAAAAAGCAGTTCCTCATACTGTGCGAGGTCGAGGTGTACGGAG GAGCGCCACCAGCTAAGATCAGCAAAGCACCACCAAAACTTGGGCAATGTG CTGGAAGCACCACGAATCTCGCCCTAAAGCAGCCCACGACCCAGTCCAGTACTGGCTTTAAGGGCGTCCCCGACCGGGCAGTGGACGGAGACCGGAACCCCATCTATGGAAGGAAGTCCTGCTCCCACTCGACGATGGAACGCAACCCCTGGTGGCGAGTCGACCTGGGCACCAGCCAGTGTGTGGATAGGGTGGTCGTCGCCAAGCGGCTACCCCCAAGATTCGGCAAATGGCTGGAAGGCTTTAAG GTTTACGTAGGTGACAACCCCAACGTGATGGAAAATCCCTCTTGTGGCGGGAAGCAGTCTGTGGCTGGTAAAGACCTCACCACTGTAAACTGTGGCGGACTGACGGGCCGATATGTGGGGATCGCTCTGCCGGGCAAAAAGCAGTTCCTCATACTGTGTGAGGTCGAGGTGTACGGAG GAGCGCCACCAGCTAAGATCAGCAAAGCACCACCAAAACTTGGGCAATGTG CTGGAGGCACCACAAACCTCGCCCTAAAGCAGCCCACGACCCAGTCCAGTACGGACTTTAAGGGCGTCCCCGGCCGGGCTGTGGACGGAGACCGGAACCCCCGCTATGCCAAGAAGTCCTGCTCCCACACGGCGATGGAACGCGACCCCTGGTGGCGAGTCGACCTGGGCACGAGCCAGTGTGTGGATCGAGTGGTCGTCGCTAAGCGACAATTCATCGGCCAGCTTTGGCTGGAAGGCTTCCAG GTTTACGTGGGTGACAATCCCGACGTGACGGCCAACCCGACCTGTGGCGGGAAGCAGTCTGTGAAGGGGAAGAACATCATCACGGTGAGCTGTGGCGGACTGACTGGCCGATATGTGGGGATAGCTCTGCCGGGCAAAAAGCAGTTCCTCATACTGTGCGAGGTCGAGGTGTACGGAG GAGCGCCACCAGCTAAGATCAGCAAAGCACCACCAAAACTTGGACAATGTG CTGGAAGCACCACAAACCTCGCCCTTAAGCAGCCCACGACCCAGTCCAGTACTGGCTTTAAGGGCGCCCCCGGCCGGGCTGTAGACGGAGACCGGAACCCCATCTACGGAAGGAAGTCCTGCTCCCACACGACGATGGAACGCAACCCCTGGTGGCGAGTCGACCTGGGCACCAGCCAGTGTGTGGATCGGGTGGTCGTCGCCAAGCGGCTGCCCCCAAGATTCGGCAAATGGCTGGAAGGCTTCAAG GTTTATGTGGGCGACAACCCCGACGTGACCGCCAACCCGACGTGTGGCGGGAAGCAGTCTGTGGCTGGGAAGAACATCATCACGGTGGACTGTGGCGGACTGACGGGCCGATATGTGGGGATCGCTCTGCCGGGCAAAAAGCAGTTCCTCATACTGTGTGAGGTCGAGGTGTACGGAG GAGCGCCACCAGCTAAGATCAGCAAAGCACCACCAAAATTTGGGCAATGTG CTGGAGGCACCACAAACCTCGCCCTTAAGCAGCCCACGACCCAGTCCAGTACGGACTTTAAGGGCGCCCCCGGCCGGGCTGTGGACGGAGACCGGAACCCCCGCTATGCGAAGAAGTCCTGCTCCCACACGGCGATGGAACGCGACCCCTGGTGGCGAGTCGACCTGGGCACGAGCCAGTGTGTGGATCGAGTGGTCGTCGCCAAGCGACAATTCATCGGCCAGCTTTGGCTGGAAGGCTTCCAG GTTTACGTGGGTGACAATCCCGACGTGACGGCCAACCCGACCTGTGGCGGGAAGCAGTCTGTGAAGGGGAAGAACATCATCACGGTGAGCTGTGGCGGACTGACGGGCCGATATGTGGGGATAGCCCTGCCGGGCAAGAAGCAGTTCCTCATACTGTGTGAGGTCGAGGTGTACGGAg GTGCAGAAGTTAAAACAGAAAAGGTCGAAGAAACAG GTTCATCACTGAAACTAGCAGCGCCTAAACCCATAG ATCCTTGCAAGAACGCAAAGTGTCAGAACGGTGCGGAGTGCAAGCCACTGGAGGACAGCTTCAAGTGTGTCTGTCCCAAAGGATTTGCAGGCGACCTGTGCGAAACTA ACATTGATGACTGTGCCGCCCAGCCCTGTAAGAACGGAGCTACTTGCAAGGATGGACTCAACGGCTTCACCTGCGTGTGTCCAGCTGGTTATGCCGGAGACTTGTGTGAAACCA ACATTGATGACTGTGCGGCCCAGCCTTGCAAGAACGGAGCCACTTGCCAGGATGGACTCGACGGGTTCACCTGCGTGTGCCCTGCAGGATATGCCGGAGACTTGTGTGAAACTA ACGTTGACGACTGTGCCGCCCAGCCCTGTAAGAACGGAGCCACTTGCCAGGATGGACTCGACGGGTTCACCTGCGTGTGTCCAGCTGGTTATGCCGGAGACTTGTGTGAAACCA ACGTTGATGACTGTGCGGCCCAGCCCTGTAAGAACGGAGCTACTTGCCAGGACGGACTCAACGGGTTCACCTGCGTGTGCCCTGCAGGTTATGCCGGGGACTTGTGTGAAACTA ACGTTGACGACTGTGCAGCCCAGCCTTGCAAGAACGGAGCTACTTGCCAGGATGGACTCAACGGGTTCACCTGCGTGTGTCCTGCAGGTTATGCCGGAGACTTGTGTGAAACCA ACGTTGACGACTGTGCCGCCCAGCCTTGTAAGAACGGAGCCACTTGCCAGGATGGACTCGACGGCTTCACCTGCGTGTGTCCTGCAGGTTATGCCGGAGACTTGTGTGAAACTA ACGTTGACGACTGTGCGGCTCAGCCTTGTAAGAACGGGGCCACCTGTAAGGACGGACTCAACGGTTTCACCTGTATCTGTCCTAACGGATACGCTGGAGACTTGTGTGAAACCA ACATTGACGAATGCGCAGCCCAGCCTTGTCAGAACGGAGCCACTTGTGTGGATGGAATTTACAGCTTCACTTGTATCTGTCCTAAAGGATACGCTGGCGACTTGTGCGAAACCA ACATTAATGAGTGCGCAGCCAAGCCTTGCCAGAACGGAGGCGAATGTGTGGACGGCATCTTCAGCTTCAAATGTATCTGTCCTAAAGGATACACTGGCGACTTGTGTGAAATCA acATTAATGAGTGCGCAGCCCAGCCTTGTCAGAACGGAGGCGAATGTGTGGACGGGATCTACAGCTTCAAATGTATCTGTCCTAAAGGATACACTGGCGACGTGTGTCAAATCA acattgacgagtgcGCAGCCCAGCCTTGTCAGAACGGAGCCACTTGTGTGGATGGAATTTTCAGCTTCACCTGTATCTGTCCTGCAGGATACGCCGGAGACTTGTGTGAAACAA ATATCGACAACTGCAAGCCCAACCCCTGTAAGAACGGCGGTACGTGCAATGACTTGGTGAACGCTTTTCTGTGCAGCTGTCCGGAGGGATACGGTGGAGATCTGTGCGAGATAG tgcCAGCGCCTCCGCCAGCAGCAAAAGCACCAGCTCCTAAGCCTGTTGTCCAGGCTGCCAAACCTCCTGCCGGTGTCGTCATCACCATCGGAGGGGGCACCAAGGGAGGAAATGCAG GCTCTGGCGGTGACGGTGCTATCAACGTCATCAACAACCAGATCTCGGTGTACGGCGGGAAGGGTTGCGGATGCACCACGCCTAAGTGTG TTTGCCCTGTGAAGAAGGGGGCAGATTCATCCGTTGATGATGCGGCCGACCTCGCTGGTATAGTCCTGCAGCGCATTCGGGGCTCCGAGCAACCTGAGGACAGCCCCTCTAACGTGAAGGAGTTGGACACTGTGGAGGATGTGTATGAGCCGATCGGCAATGAGATGTCTCTCTCCGAGGATGAAACCGCCTACGAGCCAG AAGCTCGCGAAGAGCAAGATACTTTCGAAGATGAAAATGAAGATGAACTGGAGCTACTGAACAACAAACTGCGCAAACTGCAACAACTGCTGAGGTCCGCTTAG
- the LOC136425525 gene encoding uncharacterized protein isoform X13, with translation MAGGLTLLSLLLLLGCSASQVRSQDASKCAGSTTNLALKQPTTQSSTGFKGVPGRAVDGDRNPIYGRKSCSHTTMERDPWWRVDLGTSQCVDRVVVAKRLPPRFGKWLEGFKVYVGDNPDVTANPTCGGKQSVAGKKIITVDCGGLTGRYVGIALPGKKQFLILCEVEVYGGAPPAKISKAPPKLGQCAGGTTNLALKQPTTQSSTDFKGVPGRAVDGDRNPRYAKKSCSHTAMERDPWWRVDLGTSQCVDRVVVAKRQFIGQLWLEGFQVYVGDNPDVTANPTCGGKQSVKGKNIITVSCGGLTGRYVGIALPGKKQFLILCEVEVYGGAPPAKISKAPPKLGQCAGSTTNLALKQPTTQSSTGFKGVPDRAVDGDRNPIYGRKSCSHSTMERNPWWRVDLGTSQCVDRVVVAKRLPPRFGKWLEGFKVYVGDNPNVMENPSCGGKQSVAGKDLTTVNCGGLTGRYVGIALPGKKQFLILCEVEVYGGAPPAKISKAPPKLGQCAGGTTNLALKQPTTQSSTDFKGVPGRAVDGDRNPRYAKKSCSHTAMERDPWWRVDLGTSQCVDRVVVAKRQFIGQLWLEGFQVYVGDNPDVTANPTCGGKQSVKGKNIITVSCGGLTGRYVGIALPGKKQFLILCEVEVYGGAPPAKISKAPPKLGQCAGSTTNLALKQPTTQSSTGFKGAPGRAVDGDRNPIYGRKSCSHTTMERNPWWRVDLGTSQCVDRVVVAKRLPPRFGKWLEGFKVYVGDNPDVTANPTCGGKQSVAGKNIITVDCGGLTGRYVGIALPGKKQFLILCEVEVYGGAPPAKISKAPPKFGQCAGGTTNLALKQPTTQSSTDFKGAPGRAVDGDRNPRYAKKSCSHTAMERDPWWRVDLGTSQCVDRVVVAKRQFIGQLWLEGFQVYVGDNPDVTANPTCGGKQSVKGKNIITVSCGGLTGRYVGIALPGKKQFLILCEVEVYGGAEVKTEKVEETGSSLKLAAPKPIDPCKNAKCQNGAECKPLEDSFKCVCPKGFAGDLCETNIDDCAAQPCKNGATCKDGLNGFTCVCPAGYAGDLCETNIDDCAAQPCKNGATCQDGLDGFTCVCPAGYAGDLCETNVDDCAAQPCKNGATCQDGLDGFTCVCPAGYAGDLCETNVDDCAAQPCKNGATCQDGLNGFTCVCPAGYAGDLCETNVDDCAAQPCKNGATCQDGLDGFTCVCPAGYAGDLCETNVDDCAAQPCKNGATCKDGLNGFTCICPNGYAGDLCETNIDECAAQPCQNGATCVDGIYSFTCICPKGYAGDLCETNINECAAKPCQNGGECVDGIFSFKCICPKGYTGDLCEININECAAQPCQNGGECVDGIYSFKCICPKGYTGDVCQINIDECAAQPCQNGATCVDGIFSFTCICPAGYAGDLCETNIDNCKPNPCKNGGTCNDLVNAFLCSCPEGYGGDLCEIVPAPPPAAKAPAPKPVVQAAKPPAGVVITIGGGTKGGNAGSGGDGAINVINNQISVYGGKGCGCTTPKCVCPVKKGADSSVDDAADLAGIVLQRIRGSEQPEDSPSNVKELDTVEDVYEPIGNEMSLSEDETAYEPEAREEQDTFEDENEDELELLNNKLRKLQQLLRSA, from the exons GATGTTCAGCATCCCAGGTCAGGAGCCAGGATGCTTCGAAATGTG CTGGAAGCACCACAAACCTGGCCCTAAAGCAGCCCACGACCCAGTCCAGTACTGGCTTTAAGGGCGTCCCCGGACGGGCTGTAGACGGAGACCGAAACCCCATCTACGGAAGGAAGTCCTGCTCCCACACGACGATGGAACGCGACCCCTGGTGGCGAGTCGACCTGGGCACCAGCCAGTGTGTGGACCGGGTGGTCGTCGCCAAGCGGCTACCCCCAAGATTTGGCAAATGGCTGGAAGGCTTCAAG GTTTACGTGGGCGACAACCCCGACGTGACGGCCAACCCGACCTGTGGCGGGAAGCAATCTGTGGCTGGGAAGAAAATCATCACGGTGGACTGTGGCGGACTGACGGGCCGATATGTGGGGATAGCTCTGCCGGGCAAAAAGCAGTTCCTCATACTGTGTGAGGTCGAGGTGTACGGAG GAGCGCCACCAGCTAAGATCAGCAAAGCACCACCAAAACTTGGACAATGTG CTGGAGGCACCACAAACCTCGCCCTTAAGCAGCCCACGACCCAGTCCAGTACGGACTTTAAAGGCGTCCCCGGCCGGGCTGTGGACGGAGACCGGAACCCCCGCTATGCGAAGAAGTCCTGTTCCCACACGGCGATGGAACGCGACCCCTGGTGGCGAGTCGACCTGGGCACCAGCCAGTGTGTGGATCGAGTGGTCGTCGCCAAGCGACAATTCATCGGCCAGCTTTGGCTGGAAGGCTTCCAG GTTTACGTGGGTGACAATCCCGACGTGACGGCCAACCCGACCTGTGGCGGGAAGCAGTCTGTGAAGGGGAAGAACATCATCACGGTGAGCTGTGGCGGACTGACGGGCCGATATGTGGGGATAGCTCTGCCGGGCAAAAAGCAGTTCCTCATACTGTGCGAGGTCGAGGTGTACGGAG GAGCGCCACCAGCTAAGATCAGCAAAGCACCACCAAAACTTGGGCAATGTG CTGGAAGCACCACGAATCTCGCCCTAAAGCAGCCCACGACCCAGTCCAGTACTGGCTTTAAGGGCGTCCCCGACCGGGCAGTGGACGGAGACCGGAACCCCATCTATGGAAGGAAGTCCTGCTCCCACTCGACGATGGAACGCAACCCCTGGTGGCGAGTCGACCTGGGCACCAGCCAGTGTGTGGATAGGGTGGTCGTCGCCAAGCGGCTACCCCCAAGATTCGGCAAATGGCTGGAAGGCTTTAAG GTTTACGTAGGTGACAACCCCAACGTGATGGAAAATCCCTCTTGTGGCGGGAAGCAGTCTGTGGCTGGTAAAGACCTCACCACTGTAAACTGTGGCGGACTGACGGGCCGATATGTGGGGATCGCTCTGCCGGGCAAAAAGCAGTTCCTCATACTGTGTGAGGTCGAGGTGTACGGAG GAGCGCCACCAGCTAAGATCAGCAAAGCACCACCAAAACTTGGGCAATGTG CTGGAGGCACCACAAACCTCGCCCTAAAGCAGCCCACGACCCAGTCCAGTACGGACTTTAAGGGCGTCCCCGGCCGGGCTGTGGACGGAGACCGGAACCCCCGCTATGCCAAGAAGTCCTGCTCCCACACGGCGATGGAACGCGACCCCTGGTGGCGAGTCGACCTGGGCACGAGCCAGTGTGTGGATCGAGTGGTCGTCGCTAAGCGACAATTCATCGGCCAGCTTTGGCTGGAAGGCTTCCAG GTTTACGTGGGTGACAATCCCGACGTGACGGCCAACCCGACCTGTGGCGGGAAGCAGTCTGTGAAGGGGAAGAACATCATCACGGTGAGCTGTGGCGGACTGACTGGCCGATATGTGGGGATAGCTCTGCCGGGCAAAAAGCAGTTCCTCATACTGTGCGAGGTCGAGGTGTACGGAG GAGCGCCACCAGCTAAGATCAGCAAAGCACCACCAAAACTTGGACAATGTG CTGGAAGCACCACAAACCTCGCCCTTAAGCAGCCCACGACCCAGTCCAGTACTGGCTTTAAGGGCGCCCCCGGCCGGGCTGTAGACGGAGACCGGAACCCCATCTACGGAAGGAAGTCCTGCTCCCACACGACGATGGAACGCAACCCCTGGTGGCGAGTCGACCTGGGCACCAGCCAGTGTGTGGATCGGGTGGTCGTCGCCAAGCGGCTGCCCCCAAGATTCGGCAAATGGCTGGAAGGCTTCAAG GTTTATGTGGGCGACAACCCCGACGTGACCGCCAACCCGACGTGTGGCGGGAAGCAGTCTGTGGCTGGGAAGAACATCATCACGGTGGACTGTGGCGGACTGACGGGCCGATATGTGGGGATCGCTCTGCCGGGCAAAAAGCAGTTCCTCATACTGTGTGAGGTCGAGGTGTACGGAG GAGCGCCACCAGCTAAGATCAGCAAAGCACCACCAAAATTTGGGCAATGTG CTGGAGGCACCACAAACCTCGCCCTTAAGCAGCCCACGACCCAGTCCAGTACGGACTTTAAGGGCGCCCCCGGCCGGGCTGTGGACGGAGACCGGAACCCCCGCTATGCGAAGAAGTCCTGCTCCCACACGGCGATGGAACGCGACCCCTGGTGGCGAGTCGACCTGGGCACGAGCCAGTGTGTGGATCGAGTGGTCGTCGCCAAGCGACAATTCATCGGCCAGCTTTGGCTGGAAGGCTTCCAG GTTTACGTGGGTGACAATCCCGACGTGACGGCCAACCCGACCTGTGGCGGGAAGCAGTCTGTGAAGGGGAAGAACATCATCACGGTGAGCTGTGGCGGACTGACGGGCCGATATGTGGGGATAGCCCTGCCGGGCAAGAAGCAGTTCCTCATACTGTGTGAGGTCGAGGTGTACGGAg GTGCAGAAGTTAAAACAGAAAAGGTCGAAGAAACAG GTTCATCACTGAAACTAGCAGCGCCTAAACCCATAG ATCCTTGCAAGAACGCAAAGTGTCAGAACGGTGCGGAGTGCAAGCCACTGGAGGACAGCTTCAAGTGTGTCTGTCCCAAAGGATTTGCAGGCGACCTGTGCGAAACTA ACATTGATGACTGTGCCGCCCAGCCCTGTAAGAACGGAGCTACTTGCAAGGATGGACTCAACGGCTTCACCTGCGTGTGTCCAGCTGGTTATGCCGGAGACTTGTGTGAAACCA ACATTGATGACTGTGCGGCCCAGCCTTGCAAGAACGGAGCCACTTGCCAGGATGGACTCGACGGGTTCACCTGCGTGTGCCCTGCAGGATATGCCGGAGACTTGTGTGAAACTA ACGTTGACGACTGTGCCGCCCAGCCCTGTAAGAACGGAGCCACTTGCCAGGATGGACTCGACGGGTTCACCTGCGTGTGTCCAGCTGGTTATGCCGGAGACTTGTGTGAAACCA ACGTTGACGACTGTGCAGCCCAGCCTTGCAAGAACGGAGCTACTTGCCAGGATGGACTCAACGGGTTCACCTGCGTGTGTCCTGCAGGTTATGCCGGAGACTTGTGTGAAACCA ACGTTGACGACTGTGCCGCCCAGCCTTGTAAGAACGGAGCCACTTGCCAGGATGGACTCGACGGCTTCACCTGCGTGTGTCCTGCAGGTTATGCCGGAGACTTGTGTGAAACTA ACGTTGACGACTGTGCGGCTCAGCCTTGTAAGAACGGGGCCACCTGTAAGGACGGACTCAACGGTTTCACCTGTATCTGTCCTAACGGATACGCTGGAGACTTGTGTGAAACCA ACATTGACGAATGCGCAGCCCAGCCTTGTCAGAACGGAGCCACTTGTGTGGATGGAATTTACAGCTTCACTTGTATCTGTCCTAAAGGATACGCTGGCGACTTGTGCGAAACCA ACATTAATGAGTGCGCAGCCAAGCCTTGCCAGAACGGAGGCGAATGTGTGGACGGCATCTTCAGCTTCAAATGTATCTGTCCTAAAGGATACACTGGCGACTTGTGTGAAATCA acATTAATGAGTGCGCAGCCCAGCCTTGTCAGAACGGAGGCGAATGTGTGGACGGGATCTACAGCTTCAAATGTATCTGTCCTAAAGGATACACTGGCGACGTGTGTCAAATCA acattgacgagtgcGCAGCCCAGCCTTGTCAGAACGGAGCCACTTGTGTGGATGGAATTTTCAGCTTCACCTGTATCTGTCCTGCAGGATACGCCGGAGACTTGTGTGAAACAA ATATCGACAACTGCAAGCCCAACCCCTGTAAGAACGGCGGTACGTGCAATGACTTGGTGAACGCTTTTCTGTGCAGCTGTCCGGAGGGATACGGTGGAGATCTGTGCGAGATAG tgcCAGCGCCTCCGCCAGCAGCAAAAGCACCAGCTCCTAAGCCTGTTGTCCAGGCTGCCAAACCTCCTGCCGGTGTCGTCATCACCATCGGAGGGGGCACCAAGGGAGGAAATGCAG GCTCTGGCGGTGACGGTGCTATCAACGTCATCAACAACCAGATCTCGGTGTACGGCGGGAAGGGTTGCGGATGCACCACGCCTAAGTGTG TTTGCCCTGTGAAGAAGGGGGCAGATTCATCCGTTGATGATGCGGCCGACCTCGCTGGTATAGTCCTGCAGCGCATTCGGGGCTCCGAGCAACCTGAGGACAGCCCCTCTAACGTGAAGGAGTTGGACACTGTGGAGGATGTGTATGAGCCGATCGGCAATGAGATGTCTCTCTCCGAGGATGAAACCGCCTACGAGCCAG AAGCTCGCGAAGAGCAAGATACTTTCGAAGATGAAAATGAAGATGAACTGGAGCTACTGAACAACAAACTGCGCAAACTGCAACAACTGCTGAGGTCCGCTTAG